One genomic window of Actinoplanes lobatus includes the following:
- a CDS encoding Lrp/AsnC family transcriptional regulator, with protein sequence MEEIDQAIVSALTADGRLSYTDLAERVGLSVSAVHQRVRRLEQRGVINGYTARVSYEALDLPLTAFVAIRPFDPSQPDDAPDRLAHLAEIDSCYSVAGEDFYLLLVRVKSPADLERLLQDIRTAANVTTRTTVVLSTPYENRPPRIAAPES encoded by the coding sequence GTGGAAGAGATCGACCAGGCGATCGTGTCGGCACTGACCGCGGACGGCAGGTTGTCGTACACCGACCTGGCCGAGCGGGTGGGCCTCAGCGTCTCCGCCGTGCACCAGCGTGTCCGCCGGCTCGAGCAGCGCGGCGTCATCAACGGCTACACCGCCCGTGTCTCGTACGAGGCGCTCGACCTGCCACTCACGGCGTTCGTCGCGATCCGCCCGTTCGACCCGTCACAGCCCGACGACGCCCCTGACCGGCTCGCCCACCTCGCCGAGATCGACTCCTGCTACTCGGTCGCCGGCGAGGACTTCTACCTGCTCCTGGTGCGGGTGAAGAGCCCGGCCGACCTGGAGCGGCTGCTGCAGGACATCCGCACGGCGGCGAACGTCACCACCCGTACGACGGTGGTGCTGTCCACGCCGTACGAGAACCGGCCACCCCGGATCGCCGCCCCCGAGAGCTGA
- a CDS encoding group I truncated hemoglobin, whose amino-acid sequence MDLYTRIGEGPAVTAAVDALYRVILGDSRLSGYFAATDVPRLKEHMVALLSQVLGGPQDYSGRDLRGAHLGLGITPADYDLVGAYLLGVLAGLGVDDEVLTAVRGVLSSVADDVVG is encoded by the coding sequence GTGGACCTATACACACGGATCGGTGAGGGGCCGGCGGTCACGGCCGCCGTCGACGCGCTCTACCGGGTGATTCTCGGCGACTCCCGGCTGTCCGGCTATTTCGCCGCGACCGACGTGCCGCGCCTCAAGGAACACATGGTGGCGCTGCTCAGCCAGGTGCTGGGCGGCCCACAGGACTACAGCGGCCGCGATCTGCGTGGCGCGCACCTCGGCCTGGGCATCACCCCGGCGGACTACGACCTGGTCGGCGCCTACCTGCTCGGCGTCCTGGCCGGCCTGGGCGTCGACGACGAGGTCCTCACCGCGGTCCGCGGCGTCCTCTCCTCCGTGGCCGACGACGTCGTCGGCTGA
- a CDS encoding pyridoxal phosphate-dependent aminotransferase — protein MKQAQRLKAVRYDIRGPVLRRAQELEDAGHQILKLNLGNPAPWGLATPDPIVADVVHNLGAAQGYSDARGIYSARVAVAQYYQTQGVTSVQPEDVMLGNGVSELIVMALQGLLDTGDEVLVPSPDYPLWTGAVSLCGGRAVHYRCDESAGWQPDLEHLASRITPATRAMVIINPNNPTGAVYSREVLEGMLDLARRHGLLVFTDEIYDRIVYDGALHHTAAALAPDVPMISMGGLSKTYRAAGFRSGWLAISGFSGRDTDYLEGLQLLANMRLCPNVPAQHAIQTALGGYQSINALIRPGGRLYEQRNHAWERLVAIPGVDCVKPEGALYLFARLDPAFHKIHDDERMIIDLLEDQHLLLSHGTGFNIDTPDHLRVVFLAPVDVLDDAISRLGTFLADYRQ, from the coding sequence GTGAAACAGGCGCAGAGGCTCAAGGCAGTCCGGTACGACATCCGCGGCCCGGTGCTGCGCCGAGCCCAGGAACTGGAGGACGCCGGGCACCAGATCCTCAAGTTGAACCTGGGCAATCCGGCGCCGTGGGGCCTGGCCACGCCGGATCCGATCGTCGCCGACGTGGTGCACAATCTCGGCGCCGCGCAGGGGTACAGCGACGCCCGCGGCATCTATTCGGCGCGGGTCGCGGTGGCGCAGTACTACCAGACCCAGGGTGTCACCTCCGTGCAGCCGGAGGATGTGATGCTCGGCAACGGCGTCTCCGAGCTGATCGTGATGGCGTTGCAAGGGCTCCTGGACACCGGTGACGAGGTGCTGGTGCCGAGCCCCGACTACCCGCTGTGGACCGGGGCGGTCTCGCTGTGCGGGGGCCGGGCGGTGCACTACCGCTGTGACGAGAGTGCCGGCTGGCAGCCCGATCTGGAGCATCTGGCGTCGCGGATCACGCCCGCCACCCGGGCCATGGTGATCATCAACCCGAACAACCCGACCGGCGCCGTCTACTCGCGTGAGGTCCTCGAGGGGATGCTCGACCTGGCCCGGAGGCACGGGCTGCTGGTGTTCACCGACGAGATCTACGACCGCATCGTGTACGACGGCGCGCTGCACCACACGGCCGCCGCTCTGGCGCCGGACGTGCCGATGATCAGCATGGGCGGGTTGTCGAAGACGTACCGGGCGGCCGGTTTCCGTTCCGGCTGGCTGGCGATCAGCGGTTTCAGCGGCCGGGACACCGACTACCTGGAGGGCCTGCAACTGCTGGCCAACATGCGGTTGTGCCCGAACGTGCCGGCGCAGCACGCGATCCAGACGGCGCTCGGCGGCTACCAGAGCATCAACGCGCTGATCCGTCCCGGCGGCCGCCTCTACGAGCAGCGCAACCATGCCTGGGAGCGGCTGGTCGCGATCCCCGGCGTCGACTGTGTCAAGCCGGAGGGGGCGCTCTACCTGTTCGCCCGTCTCGACCCGGCGTTCCACAAGATCCACGACGACGAGCGGATGATCATCGACCTGCTGGAGGACCAGCACCTGCTGCTCTCGCACGGCACCGGCTTCAACATCGACACGCCGGACCATCTGCGCGTGGTCTTCCTGGCTCCGGTCGACGTGCTGGACGACGCGATCAGCCGGCTCGGCACATTCCTGGCGGACTACCGTCAGTAA
- a CDS encoding PEP/pyruvate-binding domain-containing protein gives MLVVPLSQVSAADIAFAGGKAAGLGELIRLGERVPDGFCVTTEAHRCGVLPETEVRAAYEALGGGPVAIRSSATAEDLAGASFAGQHLTVLDVTGPEAVLAGIAECWESLHGERARAYRDARGIGHDTVRMAVVVQRMVRAETAGVLFTANPVTGRRTEMMVESAAGPGTSVVDGCGPVSRRVLADGTAMPDLWALGERLQRHRGSPQDVEWAIDPAGDLWVLQSRPVTALFPAPPASDDPRVYVEFGHVQGMLRPVTPMGMATLKDVISAMLAALGVRAEIVDIGGRLYGDLTDLARHPATRNRLVKLMAVDFGPRAQAAMEHVLTDPRFAPVKGGSTRPSGSPATAFRALTGIIRALARPAAARARVAEAVARLAGEGGGQGVGAVGEGGAAQEECHVRVAAASGNDTSGPPASTNSSGASDSDDLTWPIVAGMLASALPGRLLEGLATDAEIHTVLGGLPHNVTIEMDLALWRLADAARDHADLLLGTPPADLAGLYLSGGLPDIGLGAFLARYGHRAVAEADLGVPRWFEDPAPVFAAIANYLRLTDLDQAPDRRFAHAAERAEAALADLAVRARRRRPVRGTLAVFLLRRARELAGLRESGKFAGLYRLAADRRRLLETGALLVAAGRLAEPADIMFLNPGEAAAAEPSAAVSAPDPAGRRIGPPGRRTGPPSGPTGETGLTTDAGLADLRAVVAARKSWYQAECLRRHVPPVLLSDGTDVEAALAAKRHISDIESSGEERDTDRNVSTRQEADTDREALTGQEHGSDRDTPIDREHRSDRDTSSGWRHESDRDTPFGWRHESDRDTPFGWRHGSDRDTPCGWRHGSDGVAGVGVLRGVGASAGRVTGRARIVHEPGRARVEPGEILVVATTDPGWTPLFLTAAALVTETGAIMAHGPTVAREYGMPAVISVPGATRLITDGQVVTVDGAAGTVTTAL, from the coding sequence ATGCTCGTCGTTCCGCTCTCCCAGGTGTCCGCCGCCGACATCGCATTCGCCGGGGGCAAGGCGGCCGGGCTGGGTGAGCTGATCCGGCTCGGCGAGCGGGTGCCCGACGGCTTCTGCGTCACCACCGAGGCCCACCGGTGCGGCGTGCTCCCCGAGACCGAGGTGCGCGCCGCCTACGAGGCGCTCGGTGGCGGTCCGGTGGCAATCCGGTCCAGCGCGACGGCCGAGGACCTGGCCGGCGCGAGCTTCGCCGGCCAGCATCTCACCGTCCTCGACGTCACCGGGCCCGAGGCGGTGCTCGCCGGGATCGCCGAGTGCTGGGAGTCGCTGCACGGTGAGCGGGCGAGGGCCTACCGCGATGCCCGGGGCATCGGGCACGACACCGTGCGGATGGCCGTCGTGGTGCAACGGATGGTCCGGGCGGAGACCGCCGGCGTCCTCTTCACCGCGAATCCGGTCACCGGCCGCCGCACCGAGATGATGGTGGAGTCCGCCGCCGGCCCGGGCACCTCGGTGGTCGACGGGTGCGGCCCGGTGAGCCGCCGGGTCCTGGCCGACGGCACCGCGATGCCGGACCTGTGGGCCCTCGGCGAGCGGCTGCAACGACACCGGGGCTCCCCGCAGGACGTCGAATGGGCGATCGATCCCGCCGGCGACCTGTGGGTGCTCCAGTCCCGGCCGGTCACGGCCCTCTTCCCCGCGCCGCCGGCGAGTGACGATCCGCGCGTCTATGTGGAGTTCGGTCACGTGCAGGGCATGTTGCGGCCGGTCACCCCGATGGGGATGGCGACGCTGAAAGACGTGATCAGCGCGATGCTCGCCGCGCTCGGCGTCCGGGCGGAGATCGTGGACATCGGCGGCCGCCTCTACGGCGACCTCACCGACCTCGCCCGTCACCCGGCAACCCGCAACCGCCTGGTCAAACTCATGGCGGTGGACTTCGGACCGCGAGCCCAGGCAGCCATGGAGCACGTGCTGACCGATCCCCGGTTCGCGCCCGTCAAGGGCGGTTCGACCCGGCCTTCCGGCTCCCCGGCCACCGCGTTCCGGGCGCTCACCGGCATCATCCGCGCGCTCGCCCGCCCCGCCGCGGCCCGCGCCCGTGTGGCCGAGGCCGTGGCCCGCCTCGCCGGTGAGGGTGGTGGCCAGGGTGTCGGTGCCGTGGGCGAGGGCGGTGCGGCCCAGGAAGAGTGTCACGTCAGGGTTGCCGCAGCGAGCGGCAACGACACATCGGGGCCGCCGGCTTCAACGAACTCATCGGGGGCATCGGATTCCGATGATCTGACCTGGCCGATCGTCGCCGGGATGCTGGCATCCGCGCTGCCTGGGCGGTTGCTCGAAGGCCTCGCCACCGACGCTGAGATCCACACCGTGCTCGGCGGGCTGCCGCACAACGTGACCATCGAGATGGACCTGGCATTGTGGCGGCTTGCCGATGCCGCCCGCGATCACGCGGACCTGCTGCTCGGCACTCCACCTGCCGACCTCGCCGGGCTCTACCTGAGCGGCGGGCTGCCAGACATCGGGCTGGGCGCCTTCCTGGCCCGTTACGGTCATCGGGCCGTCGCAGAGGCTGATCTCGGTGTTCCACGCTGGTTCGAGGATCCGGCTCCGGTGTTCGCGGCGATCGCCAACTACCTGCGCCTCACCGACCTCGATCAGGCACCCGATCGCCGTTTCGCGCACGCCGCCGAGCGTGCCGAGGCCGCGCTCGCCGACCTGGCCGTCCGCGCTCGGCGACGGCGCCCGGTCCGCGGGACGCTGGCGGTGTTCCTGCTGCGGCGGGCACGCGAGTTGGCCGGTCTGCGGGAGTCCGGCAAGTTCGCCGGCCTGTACCGTCTTGCCGCCGACCGCCGCCGCCTCCTGGAGACCGGAGCACTACTCGTCGCGGCGGGCCGCCTCGCCGAGCCTGCCGACATCATGTTCCTGAACCCCGGCGAGGCTGCGGCCGCAGAGCCGTCCGCGGCCGTCTCTGCACCGGACCCAGCGGGCCGGCGCATCGGTCCCCCGGGCCGGCGCACCGGTCCCCCATCCGGTCCCACGGGTGAAACGGGCCTGACTACCGACGCCGGCCTCGCGGATCTGCGGGCGGTCGTCGCCGCGCGGAAAAGCTGGTACCAAGCCGAGTGTCTGCGGCGGCACGTGCCACCGGTTCTGCTGTCCGACGGCACCGATGTCGAGGCAGCGCTCGCCGCGAAACGGCATATTTCAGACATAGAGTCGTCCGGCGAGGAACGCGACACCGACAGGAACGTGTCAACCAGGCAGGAAGCCGATACGGACAGGGAGGCGCTGACCGGACAGGAACATGGATCGGACCGGGACACGCCGATCGATCGGGAGCACCGATCAGACCGGGACACATCGTCTGGGTGGAGGCACGAATCGGACCGGGACACGCCGTTTGGGTGGAGGCACGAATCGGACCGGGACACGCCGTTTGGGTGGAGGCACGGATCGGACCGGGACACGCCGTGTGGGTGGAGGCACGGATCGGACGGGGTGGCGGGTGTGGGCGTACTCCGTGGGGTTGGCGCCTCGGCGGGAAGGGTGACCGGCCGCGCCCGGATCGTCCATGAACCGGGGCGGGCCCGGGTCGAGCCTGGGGAAATTCTGGTGGTGGCTACCACCGATCCGGGGTGGACGCCGTTGTTCCTCACCGCGGCCGCCCTGGTCACCGAGACGGGGGCGATCATGGCGCATGGGCCGACCGTCGCCCGGGAGTACGGGATGCCGGCTGTGATCAGCGTTCCCGGGGCGACCCGGCTGATCACTGATGGGCAGGTGGTCACCGTGGACGGTGCGGCCGGGACCGTGACCACGGCATTGTGA
- a CDS encoding acyl-CoA dehydrogenase family protein, whose translation MTVDRMLPTAEAHDLLDLTAELATRELAGKVDDFEARGEFPRDVLRTLGRSGLLGLPYPEADGGAGQPYEVYLQVLEILAGTWLGIAEAVSVHTLSCFPVAAFGTPDQRKMLPDMLGGELLGAYALSEPQGGSDAAALTTRAVADGDDYVVTGTKAWITHGGRADFYNIFCRTGGPGARGISCLLADAATPGLLPQATERLMGLRSSAPAQIVLEGARIPRDRLVGTENEGFAIAMKALDSGRLGIAACAVGLAQAAVDYATGYAKEREQFGKPIASFQGLGFMLADMATQVSAARALLLSAARLKDAGRPFSIEAAKAKLFATDMAMRVTTDAVQILGGYGYSADHPAERWFREAKVLQIVEGTNQIQRMVIARSMTGR comes from the coding sequence ATGACCGTGGATCGCATGCTTCCCACCGCTGAAGCGCACGACCTGCTCGACCTGACCGCCGAACTCGCCACCCGAGAGCTCGCCGGCAAGGTCGACGACTTCGAGGCACGCGGCGAGTTCCCCCGAGACGTGCTGCGCACCCTGGGCCGATCCGGCCTGCTCGGCCTGCCCTATCCCGAGGCCGACGGCGGGGCCGGCCAGCCGTACGAGGTGTACCTCCAGGTCCTCGAGATCCTGGCCGGCACGTGGCTGGGCATCGCCGAGGCGGTCAGTGTGCACACCCTGTCATGCTTCCCGGTCGCCGCCTTCGGCACCCCGGATCAGCGCAAGATGCTGCCGGACATGCTCGGCGGGGAGTTGCTCGGCGCGTACGCCCTCTCCGAACCGCAGGGCGGAAGCGACGCCGCGGCCCTGACCACCCGCGCGGTCGCCGACGGCGACGACTATGTCGTGACCGGCACGAAAGCCTGGATCACCCACGGTGGCCGCGCCGACTTCTACAACATCTTCTGCCGCACCGGCGGCCCCGGCGCCCGCGGCATCTCCTGCCTGCTCGCCGACGCCGCCACCCCCGGTCTGCTGCCGCAGGCGACGGAACGGCTGATGGGCCTGCGCTCGTCCGCGCCCGCCCAGATCGTGCTGGAGGGCGCCCGCATCCCGCGCGACCGCCTGGTCGGCACCGAGAACGAGGGCTTCGCCATCGCGATGAAGGCGCTCGACTCCGGCCGGCTCGGCATCGCCGCCTGCGCGGTCGGGCTCGCCCAGGCCGCTGTCGACTACGCGACCGGCTATGCGAAGGAGCGCGAGCAGTTCGGTAAGCCGATCGCCTCGTTCCAGGGCCTCGGCTTCATGCTCGCCGACATGGCCACCCAGGTCTCCGCGGCCCGGGCGCTGCTGCTGTCCGCGGCCCGCCTCAAGGACGCCGGCCGCCCGTTCTCGATCGAGGCGGCGAAGGCGAAACTGTTCGCCACCGACATGGCCATGCGGGTCACCACCGACGCCGTCCAGATCCTCGGCGGGTACGGCTACTCCGCCGACCACCCGGCCGAGCGCTGGTTCCGGGAGGCGAAGGTGCTCCAGATCGTCGAGGGAACCAACCAGATTCAGCGAATGGTGATCGCTCGGTCGATGACCGGACGCTGA
- a CDS encoding sensor histidine kinase, protein MLVVALVVACLAAAALGFALRRARQRHERALGERGWLLEREREAAALAAVGAERARIARELHDIVSHNVSVMIVQAGAAREVLASMPEEAASALAAVERAGRDTMTELRHLLGLLAPAPDGSDETEPEDLAPQPSLARLTPLVDRIAFAGLPVDVRVSGEPCPLPTGIDVTAYRIVQEALTNALKHGAGGKAEVTIRYAEHALRVEVLTTGPSVLTGGPPPVRGGDGAGRGLAGLRERVAVYGGDLDARRRLGGGYRVRARLPLDVP, encoded by the coding sequence ATGCTGGTCGTGGCACTCGTGGTGGCCTGTCTGGCCGCCGCGGCGCTCGGGTTCGCGCTGCGCCGGGCCCGGCAGCGGCACGAGCGGGCGCTGGGGGAGCGGGGCTGGCTGCTGGAGCGCGAACGGGAGGCGGCGGCACTGGCGGCGGTCGGTGCGGAGCGCGCGCGGATCGCGCGGGAACTGCACGACATCGTCAGCCACAACGTCAGCGTCATGATCGTGCAGGCGGGCGCGGCGCGGGAGGTGCTGGCGAGCATGCCGGAGGAGGCGGCCTCGGCGCTGGCCGCGGTCGAGCGGGCCGGGCGCGACACGATGACCGAGCTGCGGCACCTGCTGGGCCTGCTGGCGCCCGCGCCGGACGGGTCGGACGAGACCGAGCCGGAGGATCTCGCGCCGCAGCCCAGCCTGGCCCGGCTCACCCCGCTGGTGGACCGGATCGCGTTCGCCGGCCTGCCGGTCGACGTCCGGGTGTCGGGCGAGCCGTGCCCGCTGCCGACCGGCATCGACGTGACGGCGTACCGGATCGTGCAGGAGGCGCTGACGAATGCCCTGAAGCACGGCGCCGGCGGAAAGGCCGAGGTCACCATCCGTTACGCGGAGCACGCCCTGCGGGTCGAGGTGCTCACCACCGGCCCGAGTGTGCTGACCGGCGGCCCACCACCGGTCCGCGGCGGCGACGGCGCGGGCCGTGGTCTCGCCGGCCTCCGTGAGCGGGTCGCGGTCTACGGCGGCGACCTCGACGCCCGGCGCCGTCTCGGCGGCGGCTACCGGGTCCGCGCCCGCCTCCCGCTGGACGTGCCATGA
- a CDS encoding response regulator: MSDIAATPRVLIVDDQELIRTGFRMILTARGIDVVGEAADGAAAVDAERRLEPDVVLMDIRMPGVDGIEATRRILARNPRCRILMLTTFDLDRYVYTALAAGASGFLLKDVTADHLAAAVRLVGTGDALLAPSITRRLVERFAVGEQPLAVPRDLAQLTPRELEVLTLLGRGLSNTELAETLTLSEATVKTHVARIFAKLELRDRAQAVVLAYETGLVTPSG; encoded by the coding sequence ATGAGTGACATCGCGGCGACGCCCCGCGTGCTCATCGTCGACGATCAGGAGCTGATCCGGACCGGGTTCCGGATGATCCTCACCGCCCGCGGCATCGACGTGGTGGGTGAGGCGGCCGACGGGGCCGCCGCCGTCGACGCCGAGCGCCGCCTCGAGCCGGATGTCGTCCTGATGGACATCCGGATGCCCGGGGTGGACGGGATCGAGGCCACCCGCCGCATCCTGGCCCGCAACCCACGCTGCCGCATTCTCATGCTGACCACGTTCGACCTGGACCGCTACGTCTACACCGCCCTGGCGGCGGGGGCCAGCGGCTTCCTGCTCAAGGACGTGACAGCCGACCACCTGGCGGCGGCGGTGCGCCTGGTCGGCACCGGCGACGCCCTGCTCGCCCCGTCGATCACCCGGCGGCTGGTGGAGCGGTTCGCGGTCGGGGAGCAGCCCCTGGCGGTGCCCCGTGACCTGGCCCAGCTCACCCCGCGTGAGCTGGAGGTGCTGACCCTGCTGGGCCGGGGCCTGTCCAACACCGAGCTGGCCGAGACGCTGACGCTCAGCGAGGCGACCGTGAAGACCCACGTCGCCCGGATCTTCGCGAAACTGGAGCTGCGGGACCGCGCCCAGGCGGTGGTTCTGGCGTACGAGACCGGACTCGTCACGCCATCCGGTTGA
- a CDS encoding ABC transporter ATP-binding protein, with the protein MTTETVVRLDGVRKEFGETAALDGVSLEIRRGEAVAVMGPSGCGKSTLLNMVAGLDRPTAGEVTVHGERLDLMNETGLALFRRHHLGMIFQFFNLLDDLSALDNVALAAQLTGSSAATARRRALELFDELGIAGRRDVYPAALSGGERQRVAVARALMNRPALLLADEPTGALDSRAGEQVMDLLIDLNQIGQTLLIVTHDERLAHRCASRLVELADGRIARESALDRV; encoded by the coding sequence ATGACGACAGAGACGGTGGTGCGGCTCGATGGAGTGCGCAAGGAGTTCGGTGAGACGGCCGCCCTGGACGGCGTCTCGCTGGAGATCCGCCGCGGTGAGGCGGTGGCCGTGATGGGCCCGTCCGGCTGCGGCAAGTCCACCCTGCTCAACATGGTCGCCGGCCTGGACCGGCCGACCGCGGGCGAGGTGACGGTGCACGGCGAGCGCCTGGACCTGATGAACGAGACGGGGCTGGCGCTGTTCCGCCGCCACCACCTCGGCATGATCTTCCAGTTCTTCAACCTGCTGGACGACCTGTCGGCGCTGGACAACGTGGCCCTGGCCGCCCAGTTGACCGGGTCCTCGGCGGCCACCGCCCGGCGCCGCGCGCTGGAGCTCTTCGACGAGCTGGGGATCGCCGGCCGCCGCGACGTCTACCCGGCGGCGCTGTCCGGTGGCGAGCGGCAGCGGGTGGCGGTGGCCCGCGCGCTGATGAACAGGCCGGCGCTGCTGCTCGCCGACGAGCCCACCGGCGCCCTCGACAGCCGGGCCGGTGAGCAGGTGATGGACCTGCTGATCGACCTCAACCAGATCGGTCAGACACTGCTGATCGTCACCCACGACGAGCGGCTCGCGCACCGCTGCGCCAGCCGGCTGGTCGAGCTCGCCGACGGCCGGATCGCCCGCGAATCCGCCCTGGACCGGGTGTGA
- a CDS encoding TetR/AcrR family transcriptional regulator, with protein sequence MPKKVDRQKRRTQIADALMRVAAEQGLEAVSLRHVAAEAGVSAGMVQHYFRTKDEMMTFALDVVRERNQIRVTDAVTHLGTAPSPRDLLQTIIGTLLPLDEVTRADGRVALAFLAYTAVRPPASAALREETEQMVGFIAGLLPCPDPENAAAGLLALMEGLGVYLLGGQYTPEQARRTLDSHLDRLFAAAPAHTGETVTARPA encoded by the coding sequence ATGCCCAAGAAGGTCGACCGCCAGAAGCGCCGTACCCAGATCGCCGACGCGCTCATGCGGGTCGCCGCCGAGCAGGGTCTCGAAGCGGTCAGCCTGCGCCACGTCGCGGCCGAGGCGGGCGTCTCCGCCGGGATGGTTCAGCACTACTTCCGCACCAAGGACGAGATGATGACCTTCGCGCTGGATGTGGTTCGGGAGCGCAACCAGATACGGGTCACCGACGCTGTCACCCATCTGGGCACCGCGCCGTCGCCGCGTGACCTGCTGCAAACGATCATCGGGACGCTGCTTCCCCTGGACGAGGTGACCCGTGCCGACGGGCGGGTCGCCTTGGCGTTCCTGGCGTATACGGCCGTGCGACCACCGGCGTCCGCGGCGCTGCGGGAGGAGACCGAGCAGATGGTCGGCTTCATCGCCGGACTGCTTCCGTGCCCCGACCCTGAGAACGCGGCGGCCGGACTGCTCGCCCTCATGGAGGGCCTGGGCGTCTACCTGCTGGGCGGGCAGTACACGCCGGAGCAGGCGCGCAGGACCCTCGACTCCCACCTGGACCGCCTCTTCGCCGCGGCGCCCGCGCACACCGGGGAGACCGTGACCGCCCGGCCAGCGTGA